GCGTTTGGGCGGGGGTGGTGTCATGGTTGTAATTCTGTTCTGGGATTGATTTATGATTTTCGAGTGAAGAATGCCCTAGAAGTGTGATGAGCAATTGCAAATCTGATAGACAAATATGCCTGCAATGGCCGGAGGTGTGCTGGCGGAGGATTGGACCTTTTTTTCCTGAGTGGAAGCGTGACTGACATCCGTCAGAATGTTGGAGGTGAGCTTGGCGGAGCAACCCCACACAGCTCGATCGCTCTCTTCGCTTTGTCAGATATCTCCTTTTGTCAAATCATATTGTTTATTTAAACTTCCTGCAAAGTAATTCACAGTCCTTCATAGAATAACCCTCACCATCGGCTCACCGCCAATCCTCCATTCCGTACCGCATCCGCAGGATCAATATCGGTCTCAGTATAGTCAACACCTCCTCTCACAGCATAACCACAACCATACTAACCATATCTCCAGTTCCCAGCGCCGGAAACGAGAAGAtgtctcagtctcagtctcagtctcagtctcacTCCACAACAACCTTCCAATTCCCACCAACCTACTCCTTCCCCCCGTTCTTTACCCGCCAACCCAACAGCACAACCCGCCTCTCCCAACTCCAGAAATGGTCCTCGCTCATCCAATCCTGGtgtcgccatcatcgcatCTACCGCCTCTCGCTGATTGAAGCGATCGAGAGCCCGCTCTTCCATAATGCTACGCTGCGGAAACGGTTAAGTCTGAGCGAGGCTAGGGCTGTATTGGACTGGATGGCCAAACCCGAAGAGGAAGGGGGTGGCGGGAGGCGCGCGGAATGGATCGATGGGGGAAGTAAGTCGGTAGCCTGGATTTGGTGGAGGAGACCGGAGGAGTGGGCGGGGATTGTGGCAGATTGGGTGTGtacttccttttcctctgcttGTTGGCTAGCTTGCTGATAGTTTTGATTCTAGGTGGAAGCGACAGGGCAGAAGAATGTTGTCCTGACGGtgtacgagctgctggaAGGAGAGGCTACGATGTCACAAGGTATGGTTATGCTTCTGTCCTTCAGGAAGGCGTCGCTGATGTTTTCTAGAATGGCATGGTATGGATGCAGACGTGATGCTCAAGTCTCTGAACATTCTTGTAAAACGCGGCAAAGCCCAAGTTTTCGGCAGTGAAGGCCAGGAAGGTGTCAAATTTTTCTGACCCGAGCTCGTCATGAAACGCTAAAGTCAAATCCTGGAGCTGCATGACTATTTGCACAGAGCTGCT
The Aspergillus fumigatus Af293 chromosome 4, whole genome shotgun sequence DNA segment above includes these coding regions:
- a CDS encoding ESCRT-II subunit protein VPS25, whose translation is MSQSQSQSQSHSTTTFQFPPTYSFPPFFTRQPNSTTRLSQLQKWSSLIQSWCRHHRIYRLSLIEAIESPLFHNATLRKRLSLSEARAVLDWMAKPEEEGGGGRRAEWIDGGSKSVAWIWWRRPEEWAGIVADWVEATGQKNVVLTVYELLEGEATMSQEWHGMDADVMLKSLNILVKRGKAQVFGSEGQEGVKFF